The Streptomyces rubrogriseus genomic sequence GTCGGCCTCGTCGACCGTGACGAGCGTCCTGCCGTCGCGACCGAAGGCGACTGAACGAACCGTCCCGGCGCCCGCGTTGAAGGGGGCGCCGATCTGCGTGCGGTCGGCGAGGTGCCAGAGTCTGACGGTGCCGTCGAAGCCCGAACTGGCCAGTGTCCTGCCGTCCGGCGCGAAGGCGATCGAGGTGACGCCCTGGTGGTGCCCGATGAGTGGACGCCCCGCCGTCCGCTGGGTCCCGGTCCGCCAGATTCTCACCACTCCGTCGCTGCCGCCGGAGGCTACGGTCCGGCCGTCGGGACTGAAGGCCACCGAGTCCACGGGCACCGAGTGGGAGAGCACTCCGGACGCCGGATCGACCGCTGCGTCGAGCACGGCGAAACGGGTCTCCGGAGAAGGGTCGATGCGCCAGGCGGCCAACGCCTTCAACCGGGCGGCGAACGGGTCGCGTTCGGCGAGCAGGGAGCTCTGGGTGATGAGTTGCTGGACGACGGCCTGGTCGCGCTGCCGGGTGGCCTCGGCACGGGAGAGGACCGCGACCACCGACAGGGTGCTCGCGACCAGCAGCAGACAGCCCAACGCGGCGGCGACGATCCTGGCCGTCCGCAGGTTGCGCCGGGTGTCGCGGAGCCCTTCCGAGCGGAGTTCGTCCTCGGGGAGGCCGCGCACGACGGACGCGACACCGAAGGCGACCCCGTCGACGTCGGGAGAGAACCCCGCGTCGTCGGGAGAGAACCCCGCGTCGCCGTCGGGGCGCGGGTCGACGGACTTCCAGACCGGTTGCCGCTCGAACTTGCCCGCCAGCCGGGCCGGCAGCGCCGTCGACCGTTCGGGATCCCAGTCGCCCCGCCGCTCGTCCCACACCAACTGCCCTGCTGTGACGACGAGCAGGATGGTGTGCACCGACTTGTGCTCCAGCCACCACGCGATCTCCCGGTCGACCCACACCGAGGACCTCGCCTCCGGTGAAGCCAGGACCACGAGCCAGTCGGACCGGGCGAGACCGGCCTCGATCTTGCCCCACAGCTCCGGCCCGATCGACACTCCCGTCTTGTCCAGGAAGACCCTGATGTGCGGCGGCTTGTACCAGGGGCGGGACTGCTTCTCGATCGCGTGCCGCAGCTGAGGCAGCCATCGCCGGTCGCGCTCGCCGCTGTAGGACAGGAAGGCGCCGTACCCCAGCTCGGCCCTGACCGTTCCGCGCCCGGCCACGGCGGACCGCAGCCGGGCGGACGCCGAGCCGAGCCCCCGCCCGCGCGGCGACCAGCGCGTCCGCATCAACCGGTCGGCAGGTAGTCGTGACCGTCCCACCGCAAGGTCACCTTGGCGGTGGCGCCTTCGGCACAGGAGGGATCGCACCCCTTGATGTACTGGACGATCGCATACTCGCCGTCCTTTCCGGGGCCGACCGGCCTCGCGTAGTAGAAGGCGAGTCTGCCGCCGCTGTAGTACTCCTCCGGGCTCCGCCAGCCGATGTCGGCGAATCCGTCCGCGGTGGGCACGAGCACCAGCACCCCGTCGTAACGCCCCGGGTTGTAGATCACGAAGAGGTTCTTTGTCGAGTCGGTCGCCGGAGCGGCGAATCGCAACGGGTCCTTCATGCTCCAGTTGGCGTCCACCTCGACGGGGGCCAGCGCGCGCCCGCTTCCGGTGACGGCCGCGACACAGCCGGCAGGTTCGTCGGACGCGGGCCGCCGGACCAGGAACACCCGGACCGGCCCCAGGTCCGGATGCCGGATGTCCCGGTGGTCGAGCATTTTCCCGGTGCATCCGGCGGTGGCCGGCGGGCTCGGCGGAAACGAGGCGTCCAAGGGGGCCGACGCGGTCGACTTGCCCTCGGCCGCTCCGCTCCGGGTCGTCCCGCCCCCATCGGTGCATCCGGCGACGAACACCGCCGCCAGCGCCGTCATCAGCAGGGCGGACCGCGCCGCGACCGAGCCGCGCCGGGGCAGCGGTCGACGTAACCACGGAGATGAACTGGGAGACATGTCGTTCCCTCTGCTTCGAGGCGAGACCGGGCCACGGCCGGCAGGATCACGATCCCTGTCCAGCGGCAACACACAGTAGTGGACTACGTCCTCATGCGTGAGCGTGCGGCTGAATCAGCCGCCCCCGGCCCGGAATCCGGCGGTTCCTGCGCTTCCCGCCTCCCGCCCGGCCGGAGCAGCACGAGCAGGGCGGTCAGCGCCGCCACCCCGGCCAGGAGCAGGAGGACGACCCGGTCGGACACCGCCGCGCCGATGTCGGACAGTCGTTCCTCCAGGGCGAACTCGGTGTCGGTGTCCAGCACCGAGGGCAGCGCGGAGGTGCCGTCGAAGACCAGGAACGCCGCGCCGAGCGCGATGAAGAACAGGCCGCCGATGAGGGTGGTGCTGTGCAGGGTCAGCGGGCCCGCCCGGAAGGTCCGGCCGCGCAGCCAGCGCCTGCGGCCCAGGTCGAACCGGTCCCAGAGCAGCGCCAGTACGAACATCGGGACCGCCATTCCCAGTGCGTAGACGGCCAGCAGCACCCCGCCGTGCAGCGGCTCGCCGTCCACGGCCGCCACGGTGAGGACGGAGCCGAGGATCGGCCCCGCGCAGAATCCCGCCAGTCCGTACACCGCGCCCAGGGCGAACACCGACAGGGCCGAGCCCGAACGGCGTCCGCCCGCGGCCCGCGCCATCCGGCGGGAGCCGAAGCCCAGCCCGGCGATCTGGGCCACGCCCAGGGCGATGACCGTCCATCCGCCCGCCGTCACCAGGGCGTCCCGGTGCCCGTAGAAGAGGCGGCTGGCGAAGGAACCGGCCACGCCGAGCGGTACCAGCGTCGTGCACAGTCCGACGTAGAACAGGCCGGTGCGTGCCATCAGCCGGGTGCGGCTGGTGAAGGAGTAGGCGAAGAAGGCGGGCAGCAGCAGTGCGCTGCACGGGCTGAGCAGGGCCAGCAGGCCGCCGAGGAAGGCCATCGCCAGGCCGGCCTCGCTCATCGTCCGTCCCCCTTCGGCGTCTTCGGCGTCTCCGCCGTCTTCGCCGCGGTCTCGACGGCTTCCTCGAAGGTGTCCGTGGGCTGGGCGCCCAGGATCGGCCTGCCGTTGACCAGGAACGCCGGGGTGCTGGTCACGCCGAGGGTGTAGCCCTCCTCCTGGTCCTCGCGGACGGCGCCGCGGGCCTCGTCGGAGGCCATGTCGGCCTGGAAGCGCTCGATGTCGGCGATTCCCGCCTCGCGGGCCATGGCGACGAGGTTCTCGGCGTCGAAGGCGCCGGTGTTGCGTTCGCGCGGCTTGCCGTAGGCGACGTCGTGGAACTCCCAGAACTTCTGCTGCCGCCCGGCCGCCCAGCCGGCCAGCGCCGCCTGTTCGGACTCCTCGCCGAAGATCGGGAAGTTGCGCCACTCGATGCGCAGGGTGCCCTTGTCCAGGTACGAGCGCAGCAGTTCGGGCTTGGTCTCGCGGGCGAACCGGCCGCAGAACGGGCACTGGAAGTCGGAGTACTCGATCAGCACCACCGGAGCGTCCGCGCGCCCGATCGCCAGCGGATCGGACGCGTCGCGGCGGGCGAGGGCGAGCAGGGCCTCGTCGGCGGGCGCGGGGGCGGCGGAGCCGGTGACGGCCGCGGGTTCGCCGGCCTTCTCCTCGCGGTTGTCCGCGTCGTCGAGCGTGAGGGCGAAGGCAGCGGTCACCGCGGCGGCGGCGAGCACCGCCACGGCAGCGACGGTCCGCCTGCGGCTGCGGCGGGACGGGGACGAGGACGGGGACGAGGACGGGGACGAGGACGGGGACGGGGACGGGGACGGGGTGGATCCAGTCATGGGGCACCTCAGACAGGTGGGGAGGGAAGGGAAGAGGAGGAGTGAAGGGGGCGGAACCGGGCCGCGGGTCAGGCCGAGGGCGTGACCGGGCACTCGGTCTCGGCGGAGAGGCGGCGCAGCGCGGCTTCCGCCAGCAGGCCCGCCGACAGCACGGCCAGCAGCGGTTGCAGCGGAGCCCAGTAGCTCAGGGCACCGGAGGCCCCGAGGAGCACCAGGACGAGCTTGTTGCAGACCGGGCAGCCGACGGCGAAGAAGGAGAGCACCCCGCCGATCGCCCCGAGCCGGCCGCCGTCGGCGGCGTGCGGCTCCGGGGACGACGAGGGCCGGCGCACGTAGGTGGTCAGGACGATGCCGGCGAGTACGGCCGTGACGGCCAGGGCCGGGTAGTTCCACCACTGGACGGGGACCGACCGGCCGAAGAGCGGGTTGGGCACCACGTCGGTGGGCGCGCCGACCAGGACCGCCGTGGCCAGCGCACCCGCGCCCGCCACGGTCCACCGCCGGGACCGCCAGCCACGCAGTGCCGTACCCGCCCGCCGCCAGGAGCGCGGGGAGGAGGACATGCCGAAGAACTCCGTTTCAGAGGATGCGGGGACACGGCCGAACGGGCCGGTCTACATCCGCAGAACGGAGTGGAGGGTCGGTGGGGGCGGATCGGGGCCGCCGGCGAACACGCCGAAGTGCTGGGCCACGAGGGGCGCGGGATCGGTGTGCGGCGACGTCGCGCGCGAGAAGGCGGCGGAGGGCGGCGGGTTCTCGGCCCGCTGGACACTGGAGTCGCCGATCGCCTTCTTGCCGCACGGTGCCGCGGCACCGTCGGACGGTTCGGCTGCGGCTGCGGCTACGGCGGCTGCCGGCGCGGTGTGTACCCGCCCCGCCGTGGGCGCGGGCGTGCCCCGCGCTCCGCTCTCCGCGTGCGCGAAGACGCACAGCAGCCCCACCACGGCCACGAGCAGGGCCAGCACACCGCGGACGTGGGCGTGGGCCCGCCCGGGTGCCGCTCGCTTCATCGCCGCTCCTGCGCTGTCCGTGGTCACGGCCACCCTAGGTCACCCGCCGCCAGGACCCGTACCGGGCCCGGACGCGCCGTCGGGCCGCGCTTCTTCCCCCGTTCGCGCGATTTCCGACGCTTTTCGTACCGGACGGCGATCGAACCGGTGTGAATTCGAGATTGGGTAAGTATCGCAGAAATCGTTCACTCGACTGCCGCGCATCCGACGGAGTAGGCAGACGTTACTTCGGATATGACCGAGGAACGCGGGGAATTCACGGCGCTTGGCCCGTACACCTACAGGCCCGGCAGAAATCACTGTCCGTCACCGAGTGACGGAACTCTGACCAGAGGCGGGCACCCCGTCCCGCTCCGGGTGACCGAGCCCGTGCTGCAGCGGTTCCTGGACGTCATGACCGAGTTGGAGACCGGCCTCGCCGAGCGGTGGGGCCGGACGCAGGGCTCCTTGACGTACACCCGCGCGGAGTGACCGGCACCTCGTGTACGAAGAACACTACGGAGAACACACCCACCCCCGCATGCCGTACGGCGAAGGGCCGTTCCGTACCACCGGCACCGGCCGGCACCGGGCTCCCGAGGCGGCCTCCCAGGAGACTCTGGTCCCGCCCGAACCCGGTTGGGACCCGGCCGAGGAACTCGCGTTCCTGCTCCAGGACGCGTTGGAGCAGCAGACCGGAGCACCCTCCGCGACGGACACCTCGGCGCTCGCACCCGCCCCGGGCACACCGCTGAGCAATCTGCAGGAGATCACGGCGGAGCTGCCCCCGTTGAGGGAGTCCCCGACGAGTCACCGCAGGGTCCGCAGAGGGAGAAAGGTGAGCCGGCTGCGCGCCGCGAGCCTGTTCGTCGCCGCGCTCGCCGCGGTCATCGCCGCCTCCGTGAGCCTGTTCGGCGGCATGGTGGCCTACGAACCGTTGCGGCTGGCCGCCGTGACCCGCACCCGCGGCAGCGTCGTGTCCTGGTGGCCGCTGCTGGTCTACGGGCCCTGGCTGGTGGCCTCGCTGGCGGTGCTGCGGGCCGCGCTGCACCAGCGCCGCGCGGTGCACTCCTGGGCCGTCGTCCTGCTGTTCTCGGCCATCGCGATGCTGCTCTGCATCGCGGAGGCGCCCAGGACGATCAGCGACGGGGCGGCGGCCGCTCTGCCCGGACTGGCCTCGCTGGTCTGCTTCCAGCAGGTCATCCGCCAGATCACGCTCACCCGTCCGCCCCGGCGGGCGGTGCCGCGCCACCGGCAACGCGCCGCGGTCACTCCGGGTGACGACCCGTCGGGCAGGGCGGCCGCCGATCCGGTGTCCCTTCCGCAGCAGCGGCAGAATGCCGTACGTCCGCCGCGGCCCGGAGCGGGCCCCGGAACAGGGCCCGGAAAACGTGGCTGACCGGGCTGAACAGGCGGTCGTGACGGTCTTCCGTCTCCTTCGGAGAATGTGAAGAAAAGGAAATGCGGAATGCGTTGCGGGTCACGCCCGGACGGGCACGGAGGGGGCACCGCGCGGATCAGCCCGCCGTCAGGATCACGTCCTGTCCCTGCCGGGCGTGGAAGCTCGGGAGCGGCACGATGCCCATGGGGCGCAGCTCCATCAGGGTGGCCTCGACGTGGGCCGCGCCGGGCTCGAGGACGACCGTGTCGGGCGTGCCGGTGTTGACCCAGCGGTGCTCCAGGCCGTCGCAGACCGCGCGGGTGCCGCCGACGCCGAAGCGGGCGGACGGGTCGCTCTGGCTCACGGTGGAGCTGACGAAGACCGGGCCGCTGCCGCCGGTGCAGCGGTAGGTGCCGGAGAGGGTGACGCTGCCGTCGGCGGCGATGCGGCCGGTCGGGTCGACGGTCACCGACTCCGCGACGAGGCGGGCGTCGTGGGGTGCGGCCGTGGCGGCGGGGGCGGCGAGCAGCAGCAGGGCGGCGCCGGCGGCCGTGGCGAGGGCGGCGGAGCGTACGGGCATGGGGAACCTCCCGGTCGGTCGGAATGAGGGGTTCCACTGGTACCGGGCGGAGGGGCCGGCGGCAGTGACCGTCACCCCTTCGGTGGCGAGTCCGCGCCGGCGGTCGTGGAACCGTCGCCGGCTTGTCCGGGTGTTGTCACGCTTGCCGCCCGGGTCTTGGCGACGGCTTCCCGGCGGGCGCACCGTCTGTACACGCGACGGTCCCGAGGACGGGACGGTCTCCCGACGTGGAGGTGCCCCATGTGTGTCCACCGGCCTTCCTGCCCCGCTTCCGACTCCCCCGCGGCGCGTGTCGTCACCGCGCACGTCGTCGCCGCCCACCCGGAGCAGGGGTGGAACCTGCTGTGCGACGGCACGGTCGTCTTCGACGACACCGGCGAGCTGCTCCCCGACGGCCGTGTGGTCGCCCCGTGCCGGGTGCCCGCCGGGCGCCTGGCGATGGCCGCCTGAACCGGAGTCCCGTACGGCTCAGTCCTTCTCGGCGACGAACTCCCGCAGCAGGGAGGCGAGCAGCTCCGGCTGGTCCTCGGGGATCAGCGTCCGGGTGTCCTCGACCTCCACGAGCCGTCCCTGCGGGAGGAGTTCGGCCAGGCGCCGGCCGTGGGCGCGGGGCATCATCAGGTCCTCGGTCGCCCAGACGACGAGTGCGGGCCGGTCGAACCTCCGCAGTCCCTGGGCGGCTTCGAGCAGTTCGTCGCGGCGCACGTGCGTGCCGTAGTGCCGGAAGTCGCGCCGGATCGCCGGGTCGGTGCGCAGCGGGCGCAGCCAGCCGTCGACGACCGCGTCCGGCACGGGGCGTTTGGTGAGCGCGCCGATGCCGACGGGCAGGCGGCGCAGCGGTTTGAGGCCCAGGGTGCGCACCAGCAGGGACACGCCGCCGGGGGCCCGGCAGGCGAGGCCGATCAGCTTCCCGGGCAGGCCCGGCGGGTAGTTGTCGAACGCCTCGCAGGCGACGAGCGCCAGCCGCGCGAGCCGCTCCGGGTGCCGGGCGGCCACCGTCTGGGCGCGCCCGCAGTCGTTCTCGACGAGGGTGACGTCGGTGAGGTCGAGGCGGTCGAGGAACTCGGCGATCAGCTCGTTGACCAGGTCGGGTGTGGGTGGTCGGCGCATCGGGCGGCGGTGGGCGCCGTAGGGCAGGGTCGGCGCGATCACCCGGTGGTCGGTGCGCAGGTTGGCGATGACCTTGCGCCAGACGGTCCGGTCGTGGACGAGGCCGTGGAGGAGGACGACGACGGGGCCGTCGCCGCCGGTGTCCTCGTACTCGATGGTTCCCGCGCTCAGTTCGATGTCCGGCATGCCGGAATGCTAGGCGTCTCGGCCGGGCTACGGCAGTACGGCGAAGCCGTCCAGTTCCACCAACGCCCGTTCGTCCCAGAGCCGTACGACCTCCACGACCGCCATGGCCGGGTAGTCGCGGCCGGCCAGCTCGCGCCAGGTGCGGCCGAGTTCGGCGGCGTGGGCGCGGTAGGCGGCGACGTCGGTGGCGTAGACGGTGACCCGGGCGAGGTCGGCGGGGGCGCCCCCGGCGGCGCGCAGGGCGGTGAGCAGGTTGGTGAGGGCCTGCTCGAACTGGGCGGGGAGGGTGTCGCCGGTGACCTTGCCGTCGGTGTCGAGGGCGGTCTGGCCGGCCAGGAACACGAGGCGGCCGCCGGTGGCGACGACGGCGTGGGAGAAGCCGGTGGGCGGGGACAGTTGGGGTGGGTTCACCCGTTCGGCGGTCATGCTCCGGCCTCCTTGCTCGTGGCGTCGGTCCGGGACGGCTGGTACGTCCGGTACAGCTCCTTGGCGACGATGCCGCGCTGGACCTCGCTGGCGCCCTCGTAGACGCGCGGGGCGCGCACCTCGCGGTAGAGGTGTTCGAGGAGGTGGCCGCGGCGCAGGGCGCGGGCGCCGTGCAGCTGGACGGCGTGGTCGACGACGTACTGGGCGGTCTCGGTGGCGAGGAGTTTCGCCATCGCGGCGCGCCTCGGGACCTCCGGGTCTCCCGCGTCGTACGCCGTGGCCGCCGCGTACACCATCAGGCGGGCCGCCTCGGTGCGCAGCGCCATCTCGGCGACCTGGTGGGCGACGGTCTGGAGGTCGCGCAGCCTGCCGCCGAAGGCCTCGCGGGCGGTGGTGTGGTCGAGGGTCGCGTCCAGGGCGGCCTGCGCCATCCCGACGGCGAAGGCGCCGACGCTGGGGCGGAACAGGTTGAGGGTGTCCATGGCCACCCGGAAGCCGCGGTCGGGTTCGCCGAGGACGTCGTCCGCGTCGACGGGCACGCCGTCGAAGGAGAGGGCGCCGAGGGGGTGCGGCGAGAGCATGTCGACCGGGGTGCCGGTGAGGCCGGGGCGGTCGGCGGGCACGAGGAAGGCGGTGACGCCGCGGGCGCCGGCGCCGGGGGTGGTGCGGGCGAACACCGTGTAGAAGTCGGCCTCGGGGGCGTTGGAGATCCAGCACTTCTCCCCGGTGAGCCGCCAGGCGGAGGCTCCCGCGCCGGGCCCGGTCTCCGGTTCCGCCCGCAGCGAGAGTGCCGCCGCGTCGGAGCCCGCGTCGGGCTCGCTGAGGGCGAAGGCGGCGACCGCGGTGCCGTCGCTCACGCGGGGGAGCCAGCGGGCGCGCTGGGACTCGGTGCCGTGCGCGTGCACGGGGTGGGCGCCGAGGCCTTGGAGGGCGAGGGCGGTCTCGGCCTCCGTGCAGGCGTGGGCGAGGGACTCGCGCATCAGGCACAGGTCGAGCGCGCCCGAGGTGAACAGGCGGGGCAGCAGGCCGAGGGAGCCCAGCTCGGCGACCAGGGGGCGGTTGACGCGGCCCGGCTCGCCCTTCTCCGCGAGCGGGCGCAGCCGTTCGGCGGCGAGGGCGCGCAGCTCGTCGCACCAGGTGAGTTGTGCCGGTTCGAGCGAGAATGCGGTCATCGCCGGTCCCTTCCCCTGCTTCCCTGCCTGCTCCCGGCCCGCCGGACGGACCACCGGACACCGACCGACGATATCGCGCCCCGTTGACTGTCGTCACCAACACGATACGCTCGTTGCGCGAGCCCACCACGACAAAGGGGGCGAACCGCCATGGCCGATCCTCGCCGCGCGGACCCGCACCGCTCCGCCCACGTCGACACCTTCGCGCGCGACCACCTGCCGCCCCCCGAGCAGTGGCCCGAGCTGCTCTTCGACCTGCCGGAGCTGCGCTACCCGGAGCGGCTGAACTGCGCCGCCGAGCTGCTCACCGGCCCGCCCGGCGACCGCCCGGTCTTCCGCACCGCGTCCGGGGACACCTGGAGCTACGGGGAGCTGCGGGACCGCGTCGACCGGATCGCCCACGTGCTCACCGGCGACCTCGGTGTCGTCCCGGGCAACCGGGTGCTGCTGCGCGGGCCCACCGGTCCGTGGCTGGCCGCGTGCTGGCTGGCGGTGCTGAAGGCGGGCGCGGTGGCGGTCACCGTGCTGGCCCAGCAGCGCCCGCACGAGCTGCGCGCGATCTGCGAGATCGCCCGGGTGCGGCACGCGCTGTGCGACGTCCGGGCCGTCGACGACCTCGCCAAGGCGGAGATCACCGGCCTGCGGATCACGACGTACGGCGGGGACGCGCCGGACGACCTGCACAGCCGCACGGCGTCGGACGCGGTGCCCGCGACGCCGTACCGGGCCGTCGACACCGCCGCCGACGACGTGGCGCTGATCGCGTTCACGTCCGGCACCACCGGGCGGCCCAAGGGGTGCATGCACTTCCACCGCGATGTGCTGGCGATCGCGGACACCTTCTCCGCGCAGGTGCTCAGGCCGCGCCCCGACGATCTCTTCGCGGGCAGCCCGCCGCTCGGTTTCACCTTCGGGCTCGGCGGTCTCGTCGTCTTCCCGATGCGGGCCGGGGCGAGCGCCCTGCTGCTCGAACAGGCCGGTCCCCGGCAGCTGTTGCCGGCGGTCGCGGAGCACCGGGTGTCGGTGCTGTTCACCGCGCCGACGGCGTACCGCGCGATGCTCGACGAGCTGGACGGGTACGACGTGAGCAGCCTCAGGCGCTGCGTCTCGGCGGGCGAGAACCTGCCCGCGGCCACCTGGCGGGCCTGGCACGAGCGCACCGGGCTGCGCGTCATCAACGGCATCGGCGCCACCGAGCTGCTGCACATCTTCGTGTCCGCCGCGGACGACGACATCAGGCCGGGCACGACGGGCGTTCCGGTGCCGGGGTGGCACGCGCGCGTGCAGGACGCGCACGGCGCACCCGTGCCCGACGGGGAGCCCGGACTGCTGGCGGTGCGCGGTCCGGTGGGCTGCCGGTACCTCGCCGACCCGCGCCAGCGGGAGTACGTGCGCGACGGCTGGAACGTCACCGGGGACACCTATGTCCGCGAGCCCGACGGGTACTTCCGGTACGTGGCACGCGCCGACGACATGATCATCTCCTCCGGGTACAACATCGCCGGGCCCGAGGTGGAGGACGCGTTGCTGCGCCACCCGGACGTGGTGGAGGCGGCGGTGGTGGGCCGTCCCGACCGGCACCGGGGGCAGGTCGTGGTGGCGCACGCGGTGCTGCGGGACGGGGCCGCGCGGGACGCGGACGCGCTGCGCGCGTTCCTGCGCTCGGAGCTGGCGCCGTACAAGTGTCCACGGGAGATCCTCTTCCCGGACGCGCTGCCGCGCACGGCGACCGGCAAGCTCCAGCGCTACCGCCTGCTCGACCCGACCGGTCCGGGCCCCTCCCCCCGCTCCCGGGGCTCGTCCGAATCCCCTGGGCGGCCGGGCGCAACGCCGACGACATAAGATGATCAATGTGTCCGACCTGCACCTACAGCCCGCTCCGAGGTCCCTCATCGTCACGCTCTACGGCGCGTACGGCCGCCGCGCGCCGGGCCCGGTGCCCGTCGCCGAGCTGATCCGGCTGCTGGCCGCGGTCGGGGTGGACGCGCCCTCCGTGCGTTCGTCGGTGTCCCGGCTGAAACGGCGCGGGCTGCTGCTGCCCGCCCGTACCGCCGGGGGCGCCGCGGGGTACGAACTCTCCGCCGAGGCCCGCCAGTTGCTCGACGACGGGGACCGGCGCGTCTACGCCACCACGCCCCACGGGGACGAGGGCTGGGTGCTCGCCGTGTTCTCCGTGCCCGAGTCGGAGCGGCAGAAGCGGCACGTCCTGCGTTCGCGCCTGGCCGGTCTCGGCTTCGGCACCGCGGCGCCCGGCGTGTGGATCGCCCCGGCCCGGCTGTACGCGGAGACCCGGCACACCCTGGGCCGCCTCGGCCTGGACTCCTACGTGGACTTCTTCCGCGGTGAGCACCTGGGCTTCACGGCGACCGCCGAGGCGGTGGCCCGCTGGTGGGACCTGGCCGCGATCGCCAAGGAGCACGAGGCGTTCCTCGACCGCCACGAGCGCGTCCTGCACGCCTGGGAGCGCCGGGCGGACACCCCGCCCGAGGAGGCCTACCGCGACTACCTCCTCGCCCTGGACTCCTGGCGCCACCTGCCCTACACGGACCCCGGGCTGCCCGCCCGGCTGCTGCCCGAGGGCTGGCCCGGCACGCGCTCGGCGGCCGTCTTCCGGGCGCTGCACGAGCGGCTGCGCGACGCGGGCGCCCAGTACGCGGCCATGGGACCGACTCCGCCTCCCCGGCAGTGAGTCACATCACAGTCCGAGGGCATCAGCGAACCCTCAGCCTCCTCAGACCGTCTTCTCAGGTTTCTCACCTACCGTGCGGACGCATGAGTCTCGCACGTAACTTGAACCGGGCCCTCACCGTCACCACCGGCCTCCAGGTACGCAGAGCACCCCGGGCGACCAACGGGAGTCCGAAGGGGAGGCAGGGAAGGAAGTCCGCCGCCGCGCAGCCCGCGGCGCGCCGGGCGGCCCCGTACCGGTGTCCGTCGGCCGGGGAACTGCCCACCGACCGGTTGCTGCGACGGCCCGTCTTCATCATCTCGTCCATCCGTTCCGGCTCCACCCTGCTGCGCATGATGATGGGCGCCCACCCGCGGCTGCACGCCCCGCACGAACTGCACGTCGGCAAGCTGGAGGTCGCCTGCACCAACTGGCACTCCGAGCGCGCGATGGGCGAACTCGGCCTGCGGCGCGGCGACCTGGAGCACCTGTTGTGGGACCGTGTCCTGCACCGTGAACTCATCAAGTCCGGCAAGGACTTCGTGGTCGAGAAGACACCGGCCAACGCCTACATGTACCAGCGTCTCAAGGACTGCTGGCCCGACGCCCGCTTCGTCTTCCTGCTGCGCCACCCCGAGTCGATCGCCCGCTCCTGGCACGAGAGCGACCCCGTCAAGCGCCCGCACGACACGGCCGTCACGGACGTGCTGCGCTACATGACGGCCGTGGAGGAGGCCCGGTCGGCGGACGCCGACGGCTTCACCGTGCGCTACGAGGACATCACCGGCGACCCCGAGCGCGAGATGCGCCGCCTGTGCGCGTACCTCGGCGTCGACTACGCGCCCCAGATGCTGAACTACGGCAGGAAGGGCAACGCCGAGCTGGTCAGGGGCCTGGG encodes the following:
- a CDS encoding DUF2637 domain-containing protein, with protein sequence MPYGEGPFRTTGTGRHRAPEAASQETLVPPEPGWDPAEELAFLLQDALEQQTGAPSATDTSALAPAPGTPLSNLQEITAELPPLRESPTSHRRVRRGRKVSRLRAASLFVAALAAVIAASVSLFGGMVAYEPLRLAAVTRTRGSVVSWWPLLVYGPWLVASLAVLRAALHQRRAVHSWAVVLLFSAIAMLLCIAEAPRTISDGAAAALPGLASLVCFQQVIRQITLTRPPRRAVPRHRQRAAVTPGDDPSGRAAADPVSLPQQRQNAVRPPRPGAGPGTGPGKRG
- a CDS encoding alpha/beta fold hydrolase; protein product: MPDIELSAGTIEYEDTGGDGPVVVLLHGLVHDRTVWRKVIANLRTDHRVIAPTLPYGAHRRPMRRPPTPDLVNELIAEFLDRLDLTDVTLVENDCGRAQTVAARHPERLARLALVACEAFDNYPPGLPGKLIGLACRAPGGVSLLVRTLGLKPLRRLPVGIGALTKRPVPDAVVDGWLRPLRTDPAIRRDFRHYGTHVRRDELLEAAQGLRRFDRPALVVWATEDLMMPRAHGRRLAELLPQGRLVEVEDTRTLIPEDQPELLASLLREFVAEKD
- a CDS encoding cytochrome c biogenesis CcdA family protein → MSEAGLAMAFLGGLLALLSPCSALLLPAFFAYSFTSRTRLMARTGLFYVGLCTTLVPLGVAGSFASRLFYGHRDALVTAGGWTVIALGVAQIAGLGFGSRRMARAAGGRRSGSALSVFALGAVYGLAGFCAGPILGSVLTVAAVDGEPLHGGVLLAVYALGMAVPMFVLALLWDRFDLGRRRWLRGRTFRAGPLTLHSTTLIGGLFFIALGAAFLVFDGTSALPSVLDTDTEFALEERLSDIGAAVSDRVVLLLLAGVAALTALLVLLRPGGRREAQEPPDSGPGAADSAARSRMRT
- a CDS encoding DUF5999 family protein, translated to MCVHRPSCPASDSPAARVVTAHVVAAHPEQGWNLLCDGTVVFDDTGELLPDGRVVAPCRVPAGRLAMAA
- a CDS encoding DsbA family protein; translated protein: MTGSTPSPSPSPSSSPSSSPSSSPSRRSRRRTVAAVAVLAAAAVTAAFALTLDDADNREEKAGEPAAVTGSAAPAPADEALLALARRDASDPLAIGRADAPVVLIEYSDFQCPFCGRFARETKPELLRSYLDKGTLRIEWRNFPIFGEESEQAALAGWAAGRQQKFWEFHDVAYGKPRERNTGAFDAENLVAMAREAGIADIERFQADMASDEARGAVREDQEEGYTLGVTSTPAFLVNGRPILGAQPTDTFEEAVETAAKTAETPKTPKGDGR
- a CDS encoding DUF6299 family protein, with the protein product MPVRSAALATAAGAALLLLAAPAATAAPHDARLVAESVTVDPTGRIAADGSVTLSGTYRCTGGSGPVFVSSTVSQSDPSARFGVGGTRAVCDGLEHRWVNTGTPDTVVLEPGAAHVEATLMELRPMGIVPLPSFHARQGQDVILTAG
- a CDS encoding RidA family protein — translated: MTAERVNPPQLSPPTGFSHAVVATGGRLVFLAGQTALDTDGKVTGDTLPAQFEQALTNLLTALRAAGGAPADLARVTVYATDVAAYRAHAAELGRTWRELAGRDYPAMAVVEVVRLWDERALVELDGFAVLP
- a CDS encoding acyl-CoA dehydrogenase family protein, whose amino-acid sequence is MTAFSLEPAQLTWCDELRALAAERLRPLAEKGEPGRVNRPLVAELGSLGLLPRLFTSGALDLCLMRESLAHACTEAETALALQGLGAHPVHAHGTESQRARWLPRVSDGTAVAAFALSEPDAGSDAAALSLRAEPETGPGAGASAWRLTGEKCWISNAPEADFYTVFARTTPGAGARGVTAFLVPADRPGLTGTPVDMLSPHPLGALSFDGVPVDADDVLGEPDRGFRVAMDTLNLFRPSVGAFAVGMAQAALDATLDHTTAREAFGGRLRDLQTVAHQVAEMALRTEAARLMVYAAATAYDAGDPEVPRRAAMAKLLATETAQYVVDHAVQLHGARALRRGHLLEHLYREVRAPRVYEGASEVQRGIVAKELYRTYQPSRTDATSKEAGA